The nucleotide window TACAGACAGAGATCACCAACACCTCTGAGGTACCAGTAGCTGTAAGGTGCTTTGAGGTATTCTGATACTTTCATTGCATAATTATAATCATATACTAatgatttgttttcttcttttctgatCTCATTGAAATGTGTCCTCTCAGCCTCTCAGCCTCAAAACTGTGAGTATCAATTTAAAAGATCATTTTTATTGAATGTTTTCAAACACTGTTGGTGCTCAGCATTTCTCTCTAAATTTACTCTGAACTACAATGAAAGTATTTTTTACACTGATtatagaaaatgtattttcatcTTCATCATACACTGGATCACAGTCAACATCTGCATGAAGAAACTATCTGAGATAAAAAGTGTAACTGACTGATTCTTACTGACAAACATATTTTGTTGACTTTGCAGGTTCTTACACCGTCACAAACAAGAACAAGTTGGGCTTGCAGATTGAAATAACCCCCTCTCGTAACTACAAAATTTCTCTTACTGAAGAAGGACGACCACAGACTGGAAAGGAAATCCAAGCTGATCACTTAAATCAAACCTCAGTATGGATATTTGGACACCTGAAGCCGTGCACTAATTACAGTCTTAGTGTTTCATTTATTAATGATACTGGAAATGAAATATTCTGTCACTCTGCGGAAAATAACTTTAGAACAGATCCAATGAGTGAGTACAATTAATTCCTATATTTGTGTTTTACATCCATCTTCTTTTAActtaataaattatatttttataaacTGACACATTTGTTTAATTTAGGTGAAGGAGATGTTAAAGAAGAAACCAGCTGCATCCCTGGATATGTTTGTTATGGAAGTGACTGGGACATCAGCTCTTCAATATCAACACCAAATAACCTCTCTGTTGTACAGTGTACAAATGACAAGAAGACTTTCTGTGTCAGACCTGCTAACGAGGACATTTGCTCAGATTTGACTGTAACCTTTACTTCAGGAGAGTGCAGAGCTTCTTCCTTTAGCTTCACCGAAAGCATCAGTGTTGGTACGTACGAACGAGTCCACGTCTGCTCTGAGATTCAAACATTTACACCTGATTTAATCAtgtagctgtttttgttttttcgtttTTTCGTTTTTTCCACAGATTTCTTAAATACCAGTGAAATAAAGCAGAGTAAACCCACTGGACTTCCTGCAGAAATAACCACAACATTACCAGATTTACCAAAGTGTAAAAACCTCTCAGTTAGTAACTACACCTGTTCAGGTAAGTGGAAACTTCACGAGTGTCAGAGACGAGCGCTTTGTGCTCTCTGTGAATCTGTTCAGATATATTTCTTTAAACATTTGAATCTAAACCCAAAGGATGAATGTTCACACACTGAGGAACAACAATGATGTCATCTTTGTGTCTCCTCAGAAAAACACAACCCTAATGTTACGATGAAACTGTCTGAGCTGGAGCCGTTCACAGACTACAACTGTACTGGTCTGATCTTACAGAACAACACCAGCATAAATAAGACGACTCCATCTGTCCACGTCAGGGTTGATTGTGGTAAGTTTATATTTCCTTTAGctcatcaaaataaaagcttttattcTCACACAGTTTAGAGTGAAGCAAAGGAAACTTCATTCACTGTTACTGATCTTTACTTTGTTCCAACAGATCTTACAATAACCTACACAAAGAATGATTTAACCAGTACTTCCACTGAGTTCAGCTGGACAACAACCAGTAAGAACTGTCAACAGGAACTTCCCAACCTTCATAAGCTTTCTTATGACTGCATTTGTGATGGTCAGAAACCAGGTAAAGGTAAGTGAGACGGCTTAGAGTGACTCTACTTATGTGTTTATGTTCATGATGCTTTGACTGTAAATGTAAGATCTGCTAACTCTACTTCAAATACAAACTTACATTATGGTGTACactgttaaaataaattaaaataaatagaaaatataaaactgaataaacactgaaacATCAAAATCTAGTTACTTTCCCCCCCAGAAGAAATGAGAAACTGCTCTGTTTGAAGTTAAAAATCTGTTATTTTTGAGTCAATGACTTAAAACAGTTTCCTTCAAAAAGAGAAACATAAACTGTTTCTCAGTCTAACTTTATAAGTTTGCAGAATGAGAATCAGTACTTTATGGCAGCAGTAAAACAGACTGTAAGATATTATTGTGCATAAATTTTTTCCAGTTTATGGAACTTGACAGACAGAACTACCAGGTGATGTATGTTTGTGAAACTTTAACATGATGATGTTGAtttaaattacacaataaaaacaGCTAATGGGGAATTATGTTACAATTACAGGCATGAAACCAACACGACCGGATGGAGGAAAATGTAGCTTTAATAACTTAAAGCCATTCACTGATTATACCTGTCGAGTCCAGTTCAAATACAAGACTTACATGTCCAATTCATCTGATGTTAAACTGAAAACTAATCCTGGAAGTAAGTaaccaaacattttaaaattttaatttcccAGTTACTCCCAGAATAAAATGTCTGCTTTTCATATGTCACCATAACACAATGTTCAGCTGATTGCTTTTAATCATGTTGTTAAGATAAGTTTAAAGATGCAAATGTTTGGATCTTTCTAAGACACAATACTGAACCTGTGCCTTCATTTTGGTGGCAAACTGATGTCATGAATTATGAACCATATGGTAACTAACCAAGTTTAACAGATGTATAATCATGAATGCTACGTTAACATGTTTTGTTAGCTTGAGTTTTGCAGAAATGAATGATATAAATTACAAGATTCTTTCTCGTGTTTTATGAgaaaatgtgctttataaataaatctcCAATAAGTAGTGACTGTTAAAACAAATCTGTCATCacgagagaagaaaggcaaTACTTAAAACATATTAGAATCACAGAAATTAAGCATCAGTGATTATTGTCAGTGTTACTCTTTGCGACTTGTCACAAATTAGAGTCATAAAACTCGTGCTTGAAGTAATTCTTACTACTTATCAAATAATTCATTAATTGAAATTGTGTTGACTGAAACGTAATATAGTAATATAAGAATTACTTTAGCAAGATCAATTTAACGGTAagcgttttatttttttaaatatactttttttgaTTCTTTTACAGTACCTGATCCTGTCAATGGACTTCAATTGCATGTTCAGGAGCATAATATGATCAAAGTAGTCTGGCAAAAATCCAATGATTTCAAGGGAGAGCAGAAGAAATACAAAGTACGCATAAATAAAGCTGgtgaaaaacaacagaaaacagaaatctTGGTTTCAAACCATGAGTTTGTCTTCAAAGACCTGAGCTATTCTACGACCTACGAAGTGGAGGTTTGTATAATCCTGCTTTtggttttataaataaattattatagatatatattttatatatttattttttaaaaactcctttttctGAATGTTGTAATTCCCTCTTTAAAGGTGACGGCCTACAACGGAGAACATGAGAGCATAcccaaaacaggaaacatcagCACTTTCTGTACGTCCTGTTTTCATTCATCATACAGTTTACTGACATAAATGCTTCGTCTCATTTTAAGCACACATATTTCTAAAAATTTATCTTTcacataaatgtaatttttgatATTATTTCACAGACAACGACAAAGCTGTTATTGGGTTTCTGGTCTTCCTCATCATCCTCACGTCTGTGGCTCTGCTTTTTGTCATCTATAAGATCTACATTTTAAAACGCAGAAAGTCCCAGTAAGGAAACTTTTGCTTTTGATCATTTAGTTTTACTCAAATCAGCCCTCTTTGTTGTAGTTTACACATCTTTATATATAAATTGCAGACATTCATGTTGCCTTTTGATTTAGATTTTATAATGTTATCACATTATTTATGTAGACTCTCTAGTGCTGAATACGACTCAAAATCTTTGTCTTTTCTAACTTCTTCACAGTGACCTGGGTGAAAACATTCATCTTATTTCAACAACAAGTAAGTTGAgcttttttattgtcattttattttttcattgcatTTACTACAGCCTTTACATTCATACAAGATACCGCAGTCCCTCTGTTCACATACTGATAATAATTAAAGGATATTTAATGTGCTGATGTTCCACACTGTTTATAAAGCACGTTTATAAACAGCAGCAGGACTCAATAAAACCTTTAAGAGCCTGTATCTCAACCATGTCTGCTGAGTTAAAGGGAAGATGATGCATTTAggatgaagatgataacagaGACAGAAGCATAgcaatgtaaaatattttccGTTTTTTGGTAATGAAATTCACTGTGATTTTGAATGATGTTGACCATACAGTACAGATGAACAGTACCAAGAGGTAAAGATCAACACATGGTGGTTGCATAGGCCAGGCATAGCCATAGTAAGAATATGGCTAAAGTAACTCAGAGATCCATGATCACAACATGAGCCACATGAAATAACTAAAGCTTTTTCGTTGATATTTGCTTACTAATATTGTGTGAAACACATATGCATAACAATCAGTGGTTGGGTtaaattatgtttatttataataatCTCTTCTTTGCTGACTGCTTGTTTTAGATGATGAAGAAAACCTGTTGCTTGTTGAGCCGATCGCAGCAGAGGTCCTGCTGGAAACCTACAAGAGGAAGCTCGCTGATGAAGGGAGACTTTTCCTGGCTGAGTTTCAGGTAAATTGATTACCGGCTTTTTCtggggttttattttaattattattaaaattttatttattccttGGCTTATCAGGAATCTGACTGTCAGGGAgtcagtttcaaaacacaaaggcttgtTGGTCTTGGGTAGTACAGAGTAGAAAGAGTGTGAATGGGTGCTGAGTGTTTTCTGTAAATCACACAGTCTATATTTGCTTGCAGAGCATCCCCAGAATTTTCTCAAGATACACGGTGAAAGAAGCCAAGAAGTCCTGCAATTCTGTCAAGAACCGCTACGTGGACATTTTGCCCTGTGAGCTGATGAATGTTATTAAAGTCACTGAGAGTAACTGTAAAGACTgtcatcatttattttattttattttattttttgtcttgaACTAGATGATTATAACCGTGTGCAGCTAACCACAGGAAATGGAGAGCCAGGATGCGACTACATCAACGCCAGCTTCATTGACGTATGTAAAAATGTTCAGCTTGTTCTGtctttgctgctgctgcagtcatCAGAATTACATCATTATCAAACTTCATACACATGTAAAAATACATCAGATATATGAAATTACATCAAAGCTTTTGAGATATTACTCACATAAGTTCATGACATCTGTTTGATAAAACAGTCAAATATGACTCCTGTTCTTCCTGCAGGGATTCAAAGAGTCCAAAAAGTACATCGCAGCTCAAGGTAAAGTCACGCTCCCGTTCTTCACACAGCAGCACTGAATgactgtgtgatgtgtggttCTTATAAGCTGTGTTTGCTGCAGGACCAAAGGAAGAAACTATAAATGACTTCTGGaggatgatctgggaacaacagtCCTCAATCATCGTCATGGTAACACGATGTGAGGAGGGAAACAGGGTAAGAGCGTGTTTAAACTTTCTTAAAATGAGTCACAGAGAAATATCCTTTCTTTGAGAATCTTCTTATCTGATTTAGTTAAACCTTCGTATTGTTTGCTCCGTTCTCCTTCCTCACTGAGCGACAGTCAGCTTCTCTCCTCACATCGTTTCACAGGTTAAGTGTGCTCAGTACTGGCCGTCTCCTGACCGAGAGACTGAGCTCTACGAGGAGTTTATTGTGAAGCTGAACTCAGAGGACCACTACCCAGATTACACCATCCGCCGTCTCAGCCTGACAAACGTGAGCCTCCGTCACATGTTGAACAGACAAAActgtaaaagtgtttaatgtcTGTAATCATATCTGTGTAGAAGTGTTGCTCAGcatgcattttcatttaaataaacacaCCTGCAGAAGAGAGAGAAGAACTCAGAGAGGGAGGTGACTCACATCCAGTTCATGAGTTGGCCCGACCACGGAGTCCCCGGGGAGCCACACCTCCTCCTGAAACTGAGGCGGCGCGTCAACGCCTTCAAGAATTTCTTCAGTGGGCCGATCGTTGTTCACTGCAGGTATGAAGAGGTCACACTCCACGCTCGGCTCAGGTTAAAGTGTTTGTTTAGGAGCCATTTCACTTTGTTCCATCAGCCATGTCAGTACATTTGTAGGCTGAAAACAAGCAAAGTCTGACTGGATGAATGTCTATTTGTAGCCACACCTACTTCTTCAGATCCCCGCCTCATAGTTTAATTCAGATTAAACCAGAGCTGTTAATTGAGATTAATCTAAAGTGCGTCATTGTACATCAGACACACGTTAAATAACACAACCACACTCATAGGTGATACTTCTTTCTCGTACAGTGCGGGAGTCGGCAGGACAGGAACCTACATTGGCATCGATGCCATGATGGAAGGTCTGGAGGCAGAAGGCAGAGTGGACATCTACGGTTACGTGGTCAGACTCCGCAGACAGAGATGCCTCATGGTCCAAGTCGAGGTAAAATATCAGTATAGACAATATAGAGACAATGTAGACACTTTactatatttgtgtgtgtgtgtgtgtgtgtgtgtgtgtgtg belongs to Oreochromis niloticus isolate F11D_XX linkage group LG17, O_niloticus_UMD_NMBU, whole genome shotgun sequence and includes:
- the LOC100698574 gene encoding receptor-type tyrosine-protein phosphatase C isoform X1: MAGLWGLKVLLFWAGIIGLTYSQVTKIPDGTKPTSPPSTTTSPVTDTSVATSPPSTGADPVINQSVSSSPPLTVNPPTVTAPNSTAPNSTAPTSTIKVTPTNSSSAVSLPNNTSSQSNSSFQESNSTTKSAITAPPITSKETSPTSNTSSIQPASQANSSHTQTSPPVTPPSTTVTATTKASQPQNCSYTVTNKNKLGLQIEITPSRNYKISLTEEGRPQTGKEIQADHLNQTSVWIFGHLKPCTNYSLSVSFINDTGNEIFCHSAENNFRTDPMSEGDVKEETSCIPGYVCYGSDWDISSSISTPNNLSVVQCTNDKKTFCVRPANEDICSDLTVTFTSGECRASSFSFTESISVDFLNTSEIKQSKPTGLPAEITTTLPDLPKCKNLSVSNYTCSEKHNPNVTMKLSELEPFTDYNCTGLILQNNTSINKTTPSVHVRVDCDLTITYTKNDLTSTSTEFSWTTTSKNCQQELPNLHKLSYDCICDGQKPGKGMKPTRPDGGKCSFNNLKPFTDYTCRVQFKYKTYMSNSSDVKLKTNPGIPDPVNGLQLHVQEHNMIKVVWQKSNDFKGEQKKYKVRINKAGEKQQKTEILVSNHEFVFKDLSYSTTYEVEVTAYNGEHESIPKTGNISTFYNDKAVIGFLVFLIILTSVALLFVIYKIYILKRRKSHDLGENIHLISTTNDEENLLLVEPIAAEVLLETYKRKLADEGRLFLAEFQSIPRIFSRYTVKEAKKSCNSVKNRYVDILPYDYNRVQLTTGNGEPGCDYINASFIDGFKESKKYIAAQGPKEETINDFWRMIWEQQSSIIVMVTRCEEGNRVKCAQYWPSPDRETELYEEFIVKLNSEDHYPDYTIRRLSLTNKREKNSEREVTHIQFMSWPDHGVPGEPHLLLKLRRRVNAFKNFFSGPIVVHCSAGVGRTGTYIGIDAMMEGLEAEGRVDIYGYVVRLRRQRCLMVQVEAQYILIHQALLEHNQFGETEISLSELHSAMNTLKEKNLDNEPTLMEEEFERLPTFKNWRTFNTGVTEENKQKNRSSSVIPYDFNRVFLKLDEGRSQDSDPDEDEEEEDSSDEEDEDSTQYINASHITGYWGCRAFIVAQTPLADTMGDFWSMIHQKKVYTVVMLSDSSEGDTDCIYWDKEKKSFGEIEVEVTSTDNSPNFIRRTMQIRHAKRKDRREINHFQFLKWTNKEVPEKPQDLTDMIKDIKQNCGTSKSQRNNPIVVHCDDGSSRSGVFCALWNVLDNAESEKLVDVFQVVKTLRKERQRMVSSLEQYQFIYDAVEAVFPVQNGEVKPVQASAADSVQIVNETKAAEQKEEVKAEEPASTTSNDQQAAAESTPLVSDGDKEEKKEEAEKEAPPTETTPLDDTSNGPTVTVEV
- the LOC100698574 gene encoding receptor-type tyrosine-protein phosphatase C isoform X3 → MAGLWGLKVLLFWAGIIGLTYSQVTKIPDGTKPTSPPSTTTSPVTDTSVATSPPSTGADPVINQSVSSSPPLTVNPPTVTAPNSTAPNSTAPTSTIKVTPTNSSSAVSLPNNTSSQSNSSFQESNSTTKSAITAPPITSKETSPTSNTSSIQPASQANSSHTQTSPPVTPPSTTVTATTKASQPQNCSYTVTNKNKLGLQIEITPSRNYKISLTEEGRPQTGKEIQADHLNQTSVWIFGHLKPCTNYSLSVSFINDTGNEIFCHSAENNFRTDPMSEGDVKEETSCIPGYVCYGSDWDISSSISTPNNLSVVQCTNDKKTFCVRPANEDICSDLTVTFTSGECRASSFSFTESISVDFLNTSEIKQSKPTGLPAEITTTLPDLPKCKNLSVSNYTCSEKHNPNVTMKLSELEPFTDYNCTGLILQNNTSINKTTPSVHVRVDCDLTITYTKNDLTSTSTEFSWTTTSKNCQQELPNLHKLSYDCICDGQKPGMKPTRPDGGKCSFNNLKPFTDYTCRVQFKYKTYMSNSSDVKLKTNPGIPDPVNGLQLHVQEHNMIKVVWQKSNDFKGEQKKYKVRINKAGEKQQKTEILVSNHEFVFKDLSYSTTYEVEVTAYNGEHESIPKTGNISTFYNDKAVIGFLVFLIILTSVALLFVIYKIYILKRRKSHDLGENIHLISTTNDEENLLLVEPIAAEVLLETYKRKLADEGRLFLAEFQSIPRIFSRYTVKEAKKSCNSVKNRYVDILPYDYNRVQLTTGNGEPGCDYINASFIDGFKESKKYIAAQGPKEETINDFWRMIWEQQSSIIVMVTRCEEGNRVKCAQYWPSPDRETELYEEFIVKLNSEDHYPDYTIRRLSLTNKREKNSEREVTHIQFMSWPDHGVPGEPHLLLKLRRRVNAFKNFFSGPIVVHCSAGVGRTGTYIGIDAMMEGLEAEGRVDIYGYVVRLRRQRCLMVQVEAQYILIHQALLEHNQFGETEISLSELHSAMNTLKEKNLDNEPTLMEEEFERLPTFKNWRTFNTGVTEENKQKNRSSSVIPYDFNRVFLKLDEGRSQDSDPDEDEEEEDSSDEEDEDSTQYINASHITGYWGCRAFIVAQTPLADTMGDFWSMIHQKKVYTVVMLSDSSEGDTDCIYWDKEKKSFGEIEVEVTSTDNSPNFIRRTMQIRHAKRKDRREINHFQFLKWTNKEVPEKPQDLTDMIKDIKQNCGTSKSQRNNPIVVHCDDGSSRSGVFCALWNVLDNAESEKLVDVFQVVKTLRKERQRMVSSLEQYQFIYDAVEAVFPVQNGEVKPVQASAADSVQIVNETKAAEQKEEVKAEEPASTTSNDQQAAAESTPLVSDGDKEEKKEEAEKEAPPTETTPLDDTSNGPTVTVEV
- the LOC100698574 gene encoding receptor-type tyrosine-protein phosphatase C isoform X2, with the translated sequence MAGLWGLKVLLFWAGIIGLTYSQVTKNGTKPTSPPSTTTSPVTDTSVATSPPSTGADPVINQSVSSSPPLTVNPPTVTAPNSTAPNSTAPTSTIKVTPTNSSSAVSLPNNTSSQSNSSFQESNSTTKSAITAPPITSKETSPTSNTSSIQPASQANSSHTQTSPPVTPPSTTVTATTKASQPQNCSYTVTNKNKLGLQIEITPSRNYKISLTEEGRPQTGKEIQADHLNQTSVWIFGHLKPCTNYSLSVSFINDTGNEIFCHSAENNFRTDPMSEGDVKEETSCIPGYVCYGSDWDISSSISTPNNLSVVQCTNDKKTFCVRPANEDICSDLTVTFTSGECRASSFSFTESISVDFLNTSEIKQSKPTGLPAEITTTLPDLPKCKNLSVSNYTCSEKHNPNVTMKLSELEPFTDYNCTGLILQNNTSINKTTPSVHVRVDCDLTITYTKNDLTSTSTEFSWTTTSKNCQQELPNLHKLSYDCICDGQKPGKGMKPTRPDGGKCSFNNLKPFTDYTCRVQFKYKTYMSNSSDVKLKTNPGIPDPVNGLQLHVQEHNMIKVVWQKSNDFKGEQKKYKVRINKAGEKQQKTEILVSNHEFVFKDLSYSTTYEVEVTAYNGEHESIPKTGNISTFYNDKAVIGFLVFLIILTSVALLFVIYKIYILKRRKSHDLGENIHLISTTNDEENLLLVEPIAAEVLLETYKRKLADEGRLFLAEFQSIPRIFSRYTVKEAKKSCNSVKNRYVDILPYDYNRVQLTTGNGEPGCDYINASFIDGFKESKKYIAAQGPKEETINDFWRMIWEQQSSIIVMVTRCEEGNRVKCAQYWPSPDRETELYEEFIVKLNSEDHYPDYTIRRLSLTNKREKNSEREVTHIQFMSWPDHGVPGEPHLLLKLRRRVNAFKNFFSGPIVVHCSAGVGRTGTYIGIDAMMEGLEAEGRVDIYGYVVRLRRQRCLMVQVEAQYILIHQALLEHNQFGETEISLSELHSAMNTLKEKNLDNEPTLMEEEFERLPTFKNWRTFNTGVTEENKQKNRSSSVIPYDFNRVFLKLDEGRSQDSDPDEDEEEEDSSDEEDEDSTQYINASHITGYWGCRAFIVAQTPLADTMGDFWSMIHQKKVYTVVMLSDSSEGDTDCIYWDKEKKSFGEIEVEVTSTDNSPNFIRRTMQIRHAKRKDRREINHFQFLKWTNKEVPEKPQDLTDMIKDIKQNCGTSKSQRNNPIVVHCDDGSSRSGVFCALWNVLDNAESEKLVDVFQVVKTLRKERQRMVSSLEQYQFIYDAVEAVFPVQNGEVKPVQASAADSVQIVNETKAAEQKEEVKAEEPASTTSNDQQAAAESTPLVSDGDKEEKKEEAEKEAPPTETTPLDDTSNGPTVTVEV
- the LOC100698574 gene encoding receptor-type tyrosine-protein phosphatase C isoform X4, which encodes MAGLWGLKVLLFWAGIIGLTYSQVTKIPDGTKPITAPPITSKETSPTSNTSSIQPASQANSSHTQTSPPVTPPSTTVTATTKASQPQNCSYTVTNKNKLGLQIEITPSRNYKISLTEEGRPQTGKEIQADHLNQTSVWIFGHLKPCTNYSLSVSFINDTGNEIFCHSAENNFRTDPMSEGDVKEETSCIPGYVCYGSDWDISSSISTPNNLSVVQCTNDKKTFCVRPANEDICSDLTVTFTSGECRASSFSFTESISVDFLNTSEIKQSKPTGLPAEITTTLPDLPKCKNLSVSNYTCSEKHNPNVTMKLSELEPFTDYNCTGLILQNNTSINKTTPSVHVRVDCDLTITYTKNDLTSTSTEFSWTTTSKNCQQELPNLHKLSYDCICDGQKPGKGMKPTRPDGGKCSFNNLKPFTDYTCRVQFKYKTYMSNSSDVKLKTNPGIPDPVNGLQLHVQEHNMIKVVWQKSNDFKGEQKKYKVRINKAGEKQQKTEILVSNHEFVFKDLSYSTTYEVEVTAYNGEHESIPKTGNISTFYNDKAVIGFLVFLIILTSVALLFVIYKIYILKRRKSHDLGENIHLISTTNDEENLLLVEPIAAEVLLETYKRKLADEGRLFLAEFQSIPRIFSRYTVKEAKKSCNSVKNRYVDILPYDYNRVQLTTGNGEPGCDYINASFIDGFKESKKYIAAQGPKEETINDFWRMIWEQQSSIIVMVTRCEEGNRVKCAQYWPSPDRETELYEEFIVKLNSEDHYPDYTIRRLSLTNKREKNSEREVTHIQFMSWPDHGVPGEPHLLLKLRRRVNAFKNFFSGPIVVHCSAGVGRTGTYIGIDAMMEGLEAEGRVDIYGYVVRLRRQRCLMVQVEAQYILIHQALLEHNQFGETEISLSELHSAMNTLKEKNLDNEPTLMEEEFERLPTFKNWRTFNTGVTEENKQKNRSSSVIPYDFNRVFLKLDEGRSQDSDPDEDEEEEDSSDEEDEDSTQYINASHITGYWGCRAFIVAQTPLADTMGDFWSMIHQKKVYTVVMLSDSSEGDTDCIYWDKEKKSFGEIEVEVTSTDNSPNFIRRTMQIRHAKRKDRREINHFQFLKWTNKEVPEKPQDLTDMIKDIKQNCGTSKSQRNNPIVVHCDDGSSRSGVFCALWNVLDNAESEKLVDVFQVVKTLRKERQRMVSSLEQYQFIYDAVEAVFPVQNGEVKPVQASAADSVQIVNETKAAEQKEEVKAEEPASTTSNDQQAAAESTPLVSDGDKEEKKEEAEKEAPPTETTPLDDTSNGPTVTVEV
- the LOC100698574 gene encoding receptor-type tyrosine-protein phosphatase C isoform X5 codes for the protein MAGLWGLKVLLFWAGIIGLTYSQVTKNGTKPITAPPITSKETSPTSNTSSIQPASQANSSHTQTSPPVTPPSTTVTATTKASQPQNCSYTVTNKNKLGLQIEITPSRNYKISLTEEGRPQTGKEIQADHLNQTSVWIFGHLKPCTNYSLSVSFINDTGNEIFCHSAENNFRTDPMSEGDVKEETSCIPGYVCYGSDWDISSSISTPNNLSVVQCTNDKKTFCVRPANEDICSDLTVTFTSGECRASSFSFTESISVDFLNTSEIKQSKPTGLPAEITTTLPDLPKCKNLSVSNYTCSEKHNPNVTMKLSELEPFTDYNCTGLILQNNTSINKTTPSVHVRVDCDLTITYTKNDLTSTSTEFSWTTTSKNCQQELPNLHKLSYDCICDGQKPGKGMKPTRPDGGKCSFNNLKPFTDYTCRVQFKYKTYMSNSSDVKLKTNPGIPDPVNGLQLHVQEHNMIKVVWQKSNDFKGEQKKYKVRINKAGEKQQKTEILVSNHEFVFKDLSYSTTYEVEVTAYNGEHESIPKTGNISTFYNDKAVIGFLVFLIILTSVALLFVIYKIYILKRRKSHDLGENIHLISTTNDEENLLLVEPIAAEVLLETYKRKLADEGRLFLAEFQSIPRIFSRYTVKEAKKSCNSVKNRYVDILPYDYNRVQLTTGNGEPGCDYINASFIDGFKESKKYIAAQGPKEETINDFWRMIWEQQSSIIVMVTRCEEGNRVKCAQYWPSPDRETELYEEFIVKLNSEDHYPDYTIRRLSLTNKREKNSEREVTHIQFMSWPDHGVPGEPHLLLKLRRRVNAFKNFFSGPIVVHCSAGVGRTGTYIGIDAMMEGLEAEGRVDIYGYVVRLRRQRCLMVQVEAQYILIHQALLEHNQFGETEISLSELHSAMNTLKEKNLDNEPTLMEEEFERLPTFKNWRTFNTGVTEENKQKNRSSSVIPYDFNRVFLKLDEGRSQDSDPDEDEEEEDSSDEEDEDSTQYINASHITGYWGCRAFIVAQTPLADTMGDFWSMIHQKKVYTVVMLSDSSEGDTDCIYWDKEKKSFGEIEVEVTSTDNSPNFIRRTMQIRHAKRKDRREINHFQFLKWTNKEVPEKPQDLTDMIKDIKQNCGTSKSQRNNPIVVHCDDGSSRSGVFCALWNVLDNAESEKLVDVFQVVKTLRKERQRMVSSLEQYQFIYDAVEAVFPVQNGEVKPVQASAADSVQIVNETKAAEQKEEVKAEEPASTTSNDQQAAAESTPLVSDGDKEEKKEEAEKEAPPTETTPLDDTSNGPTVTVEV
- the LOC100698574 gene encoding receptor-type tyrosine-protein phosphatase C isoform X6, which gives rise to MAGLWGLKVLLFWAGIIGLTYSQVTKIPDGTKPSQPQNCSYTVTNKNKLGLQIEITPSRNYKISLTEEGRPQTGKEIQADHLNQTSVWIFGHLKPCTNYSLSVSFINDTGNEIFCHSAENNFRTDPMSEGDVKEETSCIPGYVCYGSDWDISSSISTPNNLSVVQCTNDKKTFCVRPANEDICSDLTVTFTSGECRASSFSFTESISVDFLNTSEIKQSKPTGLPAEITTTLPDLPKCKNLSVSNYTCSEKHNPNVTMKLSELEPFTDYNCTGLILQNNTSINKTTPSVHVRVDCDLTITYTKNDLTSTSTEFSWTTTSKNCQQELPNLHKLSYDCICDGQKPGKGMKPTRPDGGKCSFNNLKPFTDYTCRVQFKYKTYMSNSSDVKLKTNPGIPDPVNGLQLHVQEHNMIKVVWQKSNDFKGEQKKYKVRINKAGEKQQKTEILVSNHEFVFKDLSYSTTYEVEVTAYNGEHESIPKTGNISTFYNDKAVIGFLVFLIILTSVALLFVIYKIYILKRRKSHDLGENIHLISTTNDEENLLLVEPIAAEVLLETYKRKLADEGRLFLAEFQSIPRIFSRYTVKEAKKSCNSVKNRYVDILPYDYNRVQLTTGNGEPGCDYINASFIDGFKESKKYIAAQGPKEETINDFWRMIWEQQSSIIVMVTRCEEGNRVKCAQYWPSPDRETELYEEFIVKLNSEDHYPDYTIRRLSLTNKREKNSEREVTHIQFMSWPDHGVPGEPHLLLKLRRRVNAFKNFFSGPIVVHCSAGVGRTGTYIGIDAMMEGLEAEGRVDIYGYVVRLRRQRCLMVQVEAQYILIHQALLEHNQFGETEISLSELHSAMNTLKEKNLDNEPTLMEEEFERLPTFKNWRTFNTGVTEENKQKNRSSSVIPYDFNRVFLKLDEGRSQDSDPDEDEEEEDSSDEEDEDSTQYINASHITGYWGCRAFIVAQTPLADTMGDFWSMIHQKKVYTVVMLSDSSEGDTDCIYWDKEKKSFGEIEVEVTSTDNSPNFIRRTMQIRHAKRKDRREINHFQFLKWTNKEVPEKPQDLTDMIKDIKQNCGTSKSQRNNPIVVHCDDGSSRSGVFCALWNVLDNAESEKLVDVFQVVKTLRKERQRMVSSLEQYQFIYDAVEAVFPVQNGEVKPVQASAADSVQIVNETKAAEQKEEVKAEEPASTTSNDQQAAAESTPLVSDGDKEEKKEEAEKEAPPTETTPLDDTSNGPTVTVEV